One Actinospica robiniae DSM 44927 genomic region harbors:
- a CDS encoding endo-1,4-beta-xylanase produces MSFLRSLTRSRGGPRALAALATAVAAATAFAVVTAGPATAAGSTLKAAASADGGRYFGTELTGNMVNNSTITNLAATQFDMVTPGNEMKWDATEPSNGSYNFSGGDGIVSFASSHGMQVRGHNLVWQNQLPSWVSSLPTNQVQGAMESHITTEVSHFKGKVYSWDVVNEPFNGDGSLVSDPFYKAMGSGYIADALRTAHAADPNAKLYLNDYSIEGENAKSNAMYSLAQSLLSQGVPLNGIGFESHFIVGQIPSDMQANMQRFANLGLDVAVTELDDRIQTPASSANLQQQATDYATVVRDCLAVSRCVGISQWGVGDADSWIPGTFSGWGAATMYDSNYQPKPAFTSTLAALGGGGGSSSSSPPPGGGTSGALHAVGAGKCLDDPNSTTTGGTQQQIYDCNGQANQHWTHTSSGQLTLTVNGTTDCLDAYGNGTANGTKVDIWPCNGQTNQQWNLNSNGTVTGTQSGLCLDVTGKATTDGTLVELWTCNGQTNQQWTLS; encoded by the coding sequence ATGTCTTTCCTCAGATCACTGACCCGTTCACGCGGCGGGCCGCGCGCGCTCGCGGCGCTCGCCACCGCGGTGGCCGCCGCCACCGCGTTCGCCGTGGTGACGGCCGGGCCGGCCACAGCGGCCGGCAGCACGCTCAAGGCGGCAGCCTCCGCCGACGGCGGCCGGTACTTCGGCACCGAGCTGACCGGCAACATGGTCAACAACTCGACCATCACGAATCTGGCCGCCACGCAGTTCGACATGGTCACCCCGGGCAACGAGATGAAGTGGGACGCCACCGAGCCCTCGAACGGGTCGTACAACTTCAGCGGGGGCGACGGGATCGTCTCCTTCGCGTCCTCGCACGGCATGCAGGTGCGGGGGCACAACCTGGTGTGGCAGAACCAGCTGCCCTCCTGGGTCTCGAGCCTGCCGACCAATCAGGTCCAAGGGGCCATGGAGTCCCACATCACCACCGAGGTCAGCCACTTCAAGGGCAAGGTCTACTCGTGGGATGTGGTGAACGAGCCGTTCAACGGCGACGGCTCGCTCGTCTCGGATCCGTTCTACAAGGCGATGGGCTCGGGCTACATCGCTGACGCCCTGCGCACCGCGCACGCCGCGGACCCCAACGCCAAGCTGTACCTGAACGACTACAGCATCGAAGGCGAGAACGCGAAGAGCAACGCGATGTACTCGCTCGCCCAGTCGCTGCTCTCGCAGGGCGTGCCGCTCAACGGAATCGGCTTCGAGAGCCACTTCATCGTCGGCCAGATCCCCTCCGACATGCAGGCGAACATGCAGCGCTTTGCCAACCTCGGCCTGGACGTGGCCGTGACCGAGCTCGACGACCGGATCCAGACGCCGGCCTCCAGCGCGAACCTGCAGCAGCAGGCGACGGACTACGCCACCGTCGTCCGGGACTGCCTGGCCGTCTCCCGCTGCGTGGGCATCTCGCAGTGGGGCGTGGGCGACGCCGACTCATGGATCCCGGGCACCTTCTCCGGGTGGGGCGCGGCCACGATGTACGACAGCAACTACCAGCCCAAGCCTGCGTTCACCTCGACGCTGGCCGCTCTCGGCGGCGGTGGCGGATCCTCCTCGAGCTCGCCGCCTCCCGGTGGCGGTACGAGTGGTGCGTTGCACGCGGTCGGCGCCGGCAAGTGCCTGGACGACCCGAACTCGACGACCACCGGCGGCACCCAGCAGCAGATCTACGACTGCAACGGCCAGGCCAACCAGCACTGGACCCACACCTCCTCCGGACAACTCACCCTCACCGTCAACGGCACCACCGACTGCCTCGACGCCTACGGCAACGGCACCGCCAACGGCACCAAGGTCGACATCTGGCCCTGCAACGGCCAGACCAACCAGCAATGGAACCTCAACTCCAACGGCACCGTCACCGGCACCCAATCAGGGCTCTGCCTGGATGTGACCGGCAAGGCCACCACCGACGGCACCCTCGTCGAACTCTGGACCTGCAACGGCCAGACCAACCAGCAATGGACCCTCAGCTGA
- a CDS encoding arabinofuranosidase catalytic domain-containing protein, whose amino-acid sequence MTAAAALAAAALTGYTITAGTAQAASQGPCDIYAAGGTPCVAAHSTTRALYAAYNGNLYQVRRSSDNATLNIGVTSAGGYANAAAQDSFCAGTSCVITEIYDQSGRGNNLTDAPAGGAQPGPDKLAVANAAPTTLGGHEAYGVAIVPGTGYRDDATNGIATGDNPESEYAVLDGQDYNGGCCFDYGNAETNNNDDGNGTMEAIYFGSIKVWGYGAGNGPWIMADMENGLYSGRNAGYNANDPTTNYRYTTAMIEGGANQWAILGGNAQSGTLATDYSGARPNVSGYNPMKKQGAIILGIGGDNSDGVDGTFYEGVMTTGYASAATEAAVQANIVAAGYGNGSSGGGTGGSSTGALHAVGAGKCLDDPNSTTTGGTQQQIYDCNGQANQRWTHTSSGQLTLTVNGTTDCLDAYGNGTANGTKVDIWPCNGQTNQQWNLNSNGTVTGTQSGLCLDVTGKATTDGTLVELWTCNGQTNQQWTLS is encoded by the coding sequence ATGACCGCCGCCGCGGCGCTCGCCGCGGCGGCGCTGACCGGCTACACGATCACGGCGGGCACCGCTCAGGCGGCGTCGCAGGGTCCGTGTGACATCTACGCGGCGGGTGGTACGCCGTGTGTGGCGGCGCATTCGACGACGCGGGCGTTGTACGCGGCGTACAACGGGAACCTGTACCAGGTTCGGCGCTCGTCGGACAACGCCACGTTGAACATCGGTGTGACCTCGGCCGGCGGCTATGCGAACGCGGCGGCGCAGGACTCGTTCTGCGCGGGCACCTCGTGCGTGATCACCGAGATCTACGACCAGTCCGGGCGCGGCAACAACCTCACCGACGCCCCGGCCGGCGGCGCGCAGCCCGGGCCGGACAAGCTCGCGGTGGCCAACGCCGCACCCACCACCCTGGGCGGTCACGAGGCGTACGGCGTCGCGATCGTCCCGGGCACCGGCTACCGCGACGACGCCACCAACGGCATCGCCACCGGCGATAACCCCGAGTCCGAGTACGCGGTCCTCGACGGCCAGGACTACAACGGCGGTTGCTGCTTCGACTACGGCAACGCCGAGACGAACAACAACGACGATGGCAACGGCACCATGGAGGCCATCTACTTCGGCAGCATCAAGGTCTGGGGCTACGGCGCCGGCAACGGCCCGTGGATCATGGCCGACATGGAGAACGGCCTGTACTCCGGCCGCAATGCCGGGTACAACGCGAATGACCCGACCACGAACTACCGCTACACCACCGCGATGATCGAGGGCGGCGCCAACCAGTGGGCCATCCTCGGCGGCAACGCCCAGTCCGGCACGCTCGCCACCGACTACAGCGGCGCGCGGCCCAACGTCTCGGGCTACAACCCGATGAAGAAGCAGGGCGCGATCATCCTCGGCATCGGCGGCGACAACAGCGACGGCGTCGACGGCACCTTCTACGAGGGCGTCATGACCACCGGCTACGCCTCCGCCGCGACGGAGGCTGCGGTGCAGGCGAACATCGTCGCGGCCGGGTACGGCAACGGCAGCAGCGGTGGCGGCACCGGAGGCAGCAGCACGGGCGCGCTGCACGCGGTCGGTGCGGGCAAGTGCCTGGACGACCCGAACTCGACGACCACCGGCGGCACCCAGCAGCAGATCTACGACTGCAACGGCCAGGCCAACCAGCGCTGGACCCACACCTCCTCCGGACAACTCACCCTCACCGTCAACGGCACCACCGACTGCCTCGACGCCTACGGCAACGGCACCGCCAACGGCACCAAGGTCGACATCTGGCCCTGCAACGGCCAGACCAACCAGCAATGGAACCTCAACTCCAACGGCACCGTCACCGGCACCCAATCAGGCCTCTGCCTGGATGTGACCGGCAAGGCCACCACCGACGGCACCCTCGTCGAACTCTGGACCTGCAACGGCCAGACCAACCAGCAATGGACCCTCAGCTGA
- a CDS encoding amylo-alpha-1,6-glucosidase: MTFTPPGPSFDVHEIPFSHFGSWLALSPVIGNARSSEHVHLVSHQQGMHAVLRFQPLTASDGVAVVQLEATPSQLSWVGTGSRIDAAYERTDTVRLRGNGLGLRITATALELTPFTGTYLYRDPVDGAFVFTSYETGRRYRLTVLRGEASIVGGQALGAAARSVTITASDGASPGWEVAIEEYEAARPPYRTDDSFEAIRQRAAQSFADFLERVAPWRGPSTPAAELAAYVLWSAAVSPAGFVTRPSILMSKHWMDKVWSWDHCFNALALAEGAPELAWHQFQLPFDHQDPFGALPDSVTHSEVLYNYVKPPVHGWAAARLCARTGPADAPEAKSLYTMLARWTEYWLGRRAPGSPLPHYHHGNDSGWDNATTFDQARLVESADLSALLVLQMRQLAKLAGDLGEHQLAEAWQARGDELLRAMIDLLWTGEAFGARMAETGLLQLSDSLLDVIPIVLGEHLPASIHTALAQRVARHLTEHGPATEPVDSPHYRSDGYWRGPIWAPSTVLIEDGLRRAGHVRLADTVSARFRRLCEVSGFAENFDAVSGSGLRDRAYTWTASSYLILAEAAMRPVDTSCRPGTG; encoded by the coding sequence ATGACCTTCACCCCGCCCGGCCCGAGCTTCGACGTCCACGAGATCCCGTTCAGCCACTTCGGATCCTGGCTCGCGCTCTCGCCGGTCATCGGCAATGCCCGCTCCAGCGAGCACGTCCACCTGGTCTCGCATCAGCAGGGGATGCACGCCGTGCTCCGCTTCCAGCCGCTGACGGCATCCGACGGCGTTGCCGTGGTTCAGCTGGAGGCCACACCTTCCCAACTGAGCTGGGTCGGCACCGGATCGCGCATCGACGCCGCCTATGAGCGCACAGATACAGTGCGCTTGCGCGGCAACGGCCTCGGCCTGCGCATCACGGCTACGGCCCTTGAGCTCACGCCGTTCACCGGCACCTACCTCTACCGAGACCCGGTCGACGGCGCGTTCGTCTTCACCAGCTACGAAACCGGGAGGCGCTACCGGCTCACGGTTCTGCGCGGCGAGGCGTCGATCGTCGGCGGGCAGGCTTTGGGCGCGGCGGCTCGCTCGGTGACGATCACCGCGTCCGACGGCGCTTCGCCGGGGTGGGAGGTCGCCATCGAGGAGTACGAAGCCGCCCGGCCGCCTTACCGGACGGACGATTCGTTCGAAGCGATCCGGCAGCGTGCCGCGCAGAGTTTCGCCGACTTCCTCGAGCGCGTCGCGCCCTGGCGCGGCCCGAGTACTCCGGCGGCGGAGCTGGCCGCGTATGTGCTGTGGTCGGCCGCCGTCAGCCCGGCCGGCTTCGTGACGAGGCCGTCCATCCTCATGTCAAAACATTGGATGGACAAGGTCTGGAGCTGGGATCACTGCTTCAACGCCCTCGCCCTCGCCGAGGGTGCCCCGGAGCTCGCCTGGCATCAGTTCCAGCTCCCGTTCGACCATCAGGACCCTTTCGGTGCCTTGCCCGACTCCGTCACGCATTCGGAAGTCCTCTACAACTACGTCAAGCCTCCCGTCCACGGCTGGGCCGCGGCGCGGCTGTGCGCGCGCACCGGGCCGGCCGACGCGCCCGAGGCCAAGAGCCTCTACACGATGCTCGCGCGCTGGACGGAGTACTGGCTGGGTCGGCGCGCCCCCGGCTCCCCGCTCCCGCACTACCACCACGGCAACGACAGCGGCTGGGACAACGCCACCACCTTCGACCAAGCCCGCCTGGTCGAGAGCGCCGATCTCTCGGCCCTGCTCGTTCTCCAGATGCGACAACTGGCGAAGCTCGCCGGCGACCTCGGCGAGCACCAGCTCGCCGAGGCGTGGCAGGCCCGTGGCGACGAACTGCTGCGGGCCATGATCGACCTGCTATGGACCGGCGAGGCCTTCGGCGCCCGCATGGCCGAGACCGGCCTGCTCCAGCTGAGCGACAGTCTGCTCGACGTCATTCCCATCGTCCTCGGCGAACACCTGCCCGCGTCGATCCATACCGCCCTCGCGCAACGGGTCGCCCGGCACCTGACCGAGCACGGCCCGGCCACCGAACCGGTCGACTCACCGCACTACCGGAGCGACGGGTACTGGAGGGGACCGATCTGGGCTCCTTCCACCGTGCTGATCGAAGACGGGCTGCGCCGCGCCGGCCACGTACGGCTCGCCGACACCGTGAGCGCCCGGTTCCGCCGTCTGTGCGAGGTCTCCGGGTTCGCGGAGAACTTCGACGCCGTGTCTGGGTCCGGTCTGCGCGACCGCGCCTACACGTGGACGGCGAGCAGCTACCTCATCCTCGCCGAGGCGGCGATGCGGCCAGTGGACACCTCCTGCCGCCCCGGCACTGGATGA
- a CDS encoding carbohydrate ABC transporter permease has protein sequence MTRARKRVKTAIGVVLTGTMLFPVYWMVNASFTTDRDLRKSPPNLFPLDGTLDGYRAVVSQQLPYLGNSLLIGLATVALTLVIAAPAGYSLAKLRPRGGGVLSFALLVAQMIPGIIMAMGFYAILLSTGRINTIPGLVIADSTIAVPFAVLIFTAFMTGIPDELLQAALTDGAGRLRTFWSIVLPVSRNAVVTVSLFTFLWAWSDFVFASTLDGAGGRQPITLGIYHYIGNNDQQWNAIMATAVVASIPASILLIVAQKYVTAGVTAGAVKD, from the coding sequence ATGACGCGCGCTCGCAAACGCGTGAAGACCGCGATCGGCGTCGTCCTGACCGGCACCATGCTCTTTCCGGTCTACTGGATGGTCAACGCGTCCTTCACCACGGACCGGGATCTGCGCAAGAGCCCGCCGAACCTCTTCCCGCTCGACGGCACGCTCGACGGCTACCGTGCGGTGGTCAGCCAGCAGTTGCCCTACCTGGGCAACAGCCTGCTGATCGGGCTCGCCACGGTGGCCCTCACCCTGGTGATCGCCGCGCCGGCCGGATACTCGCTGGCCAAGCTGCGCCCACGAGGCGGCGGGGTGCTCAGCTTCGCGCTGCTCGTCGCGCAGATGATCCCCGGGATCATCATGGCCATGGGGTTCTACGCGATCCTGCTCTCCACCGGCCGGATCAACACGATCCCCGGCCTGGTCATCGCCGACTCCACCATCGCCGTGCCCTTCGCCGTGCTGATCTTCACCGCGTTCATGACCGGCATCCCGGACGAACTCCTCCAGGCCGCGCTCACAGACGGCGCCGGCCGACTGCGCACCTTCTGGTCGATCGTGCTGCCGGTCAGCCGCAACGCGGTCGTCACCGTATCCCTGTTCACGTTCCTGTGGGCCTGGTCCGACTTCGTCTTCGCCTCCACGCTCGACGGCGCCGGAGGCCGTCAGCCGATCACGCTCGGCATCTACCACTACATCGGCAACAACGACCAGCAATGGAACGCGATCATGGCCACCGCCGTCGTCGCCTCCATCCCGGCGTCCATCCTCCTGATCGTCGCCCAGAAATACGTCACCGCCGGCGTCACCGCCGGCGCCGTCAAGGACTGA
- a CDS encoding carbohydrate ABC transporter permease, producing the protein MPTEPRGRRSGAGPRGTQRAAWAFLAPVTVYLAAFYAYPLYRNLDLSLRDYTVYSFVHGGAPFTGLANYNAVLHDPTFTPALIHTLVFTLVSLAFQFTIGLALAVFFVQHFPLSATLRALFLVPWLLPLIVSASTWAWMLDSGSGVVNYALHSIGIGPVDWLTSPKWSLPSVIIANVWIGVPFNLVLLYSGLQGIPQELYEAAALDGAGSWSRFAKVTWPLLRQVSAITLLLGLVYTLKVFDIIWIMTKGGPVDSSTTLATWSYRLGFGNLLPAFGTGAAVANLLVIMALIAGLIYIRVQRRQRT; encoded by the coding sequence ATGCCGACAGAACCTCGCGGCCGGCGCTCCGGCGCCGGCCCGCGCGGTACCCAGCGCGCCGCGTGGGCGTTCCTGGCGCCCGTGACCGTCTACCTCGCGGCGTTCTACGCCTATCCGCTCTACCGCAACCTCGATCTGAGTCTGCGCGACTACACCGTCTACTCGTTCGTCCACGGCGGCGCACCGTTCACGGGCCTCGCCAACTACAACGCCGTCTTGCACGACCCGACGTTCACCCCGGCCCTCATCCACACGCTGGTGTTCACGCTCGTCTCACTCGCGTTCCAGTTCACCATCGGGTTGGCGCTCGCGGTCTTCTTCGTGCAGCACTTCCCGCTTTCCGCGACGTTGCGGGCGCTCTTCCTCGTTCCGTGGCTGCTTCCGCTGATCGTCTCCGCCTCGACCTGGGCCTGGATGCTCGACAGCGGCTCAGGCGTGGTCAACTACGCGTTGCACTCCATCGGCATCGGTCCGGTCGACTGGCTGACCTCGCCGAAGTGGTCGCTGCCCTCGGTGATCATCGCCAACGTCTGGATCGGCGTCCCGTTCAATCTCGTCCTGCTCTACAGCGGCCTGCAGGGCATTCCCCAGGAGCTCTACGAAGCAGCCGCTCTTGACGGCGCAGGCAGCTGGTCCCGGTTCGCCAAGGTGACCTGGCCGCTGCTGCGCCAGGTCTCGGCGATCACGCTGCTGCTCGGCCTCGTCTACACCCTCAAGGTCTTCGACATCATCTGGATCATGACCAAGGGCGGCCCCGTCGACTCTTCGACCACGCTCGCCACCTGGTCCTACCGGCTCGGCTTCGGCAACCTGCTGCCCGCCTTCGGCACCGGCGCCGCCGTGGCCAACCTGCTCGTCATCATGGCCCTGATCGCAGGGCTCATCTACATCCGAGTCCAGCGGAGGCAGCGGACATGA
- a CDS encoding sugar ABC transporter substrate-binding protein: MEEISTTSTASGHHARGRITALSISVLLAATSATACSTSSASGSGSGSGSATGTYTVWDPYPQFDNTSDWVRLLSTCGTQAGVTVKRTAYDTTDLTSKVLLAAQQGVSPDVLIVDNPVVSTLAEAGVLTDTSQNHLDTSAVEANLMGAGEYQGKTYGVPIGANTLALYYNKNILKAAGVDPGTVTDWSTLTAALGKVKAIGKTGITFSAIGTEEGSFQFEPWFWGSGAGLTDLASPKAVAALNLWTGWLKDGYATSSVINDTQTTSWQQFAAGNTAFSENGTWQLANAAKAGFPYGIIPIPAQSGGAAPVPTGGEFVTVPQQSNSSRYATSEKIVACLTSADNAYATDTTLSYVAASSAVQSKQVSADAALKVWVTAVQAGKARTGDDLGTNYPKISQQLWTAVQSALSGSASPNSALASAQSAASAATGGK, from the coding sequence GTGGAAGAGATCTCAACGACGAGTACGGCAAGCGGGCACCACGCCCGCGGCCGCATCACTGCTTTGTCCATATCCGTACTCCTGGCCGCGACATCCGCGACAGCCTGCTCGACGTCATCGGCCTCCGGCTCCGGCTCCGGCTCCGGCTCCGCGACGGGCACCTACACGGTGTGGGACCCGTACCCCCAGTTCGACAACACCTCCGACTGGGTGCGCCTGCTTTCCACCTGCGGAACCCAGGCCGGCGTGACGGTCAAGCGCACTGCCTACGACACCACTGATCTGACCAGCAAGGTGCTGCTCGCCGCCCAGCAGGGCGTCTCGCCGGATGTGCTGATCGTGGACAACCCGGTGGTCTCCACGCTCGCGGAAGCCGGAGTCCTCACCGACACCTCGCAGAACCACTTGGACACCTCCGCGGTGGAGGCCAACCTCATGGGCGCCGGCGAATATCAGGGCAAGACCTACGGTGTCCCGATCGGCGCGAACACGCTGGCCCTGTACTACAACAAGAACATCCTCAAAGCCGCGGGCGTCGACCCGGGCACCGTCACCGACTGGTCGACGCTGACCGCCGCGCTGGGCAAGGTCAAGGCGATCGGCAAGACCGGCATCACGTTCTCCGCCATCGGAACCGAGGAGGGCAGCTTCCAGTTCGAACCCTGGTTCTGGGGATCCGGCGCGGGTCTGACCGACCTCGCCTCCCCGAAAGCCGTGGCTGCGCTGAATCTGTGGACCGGTTGGCTCAAGGACGGATACGCCACCAGTTCGGTCATCAACGACACCCAGACCACCAGTTGGCAGCAGTTCGCCGCCGGGAACACAGCCTTCAGCGAGAACGGCACCTGGCAGCTGGCGAACGCCGCCAAGGCCGGGTTCCCCTACGGCATCATCCCGATCCCCGCGCAGTCAGGCGGCGCGGCGCCAGTGCCCACAGGAGGGGAGTTCGTCACCGTTCCCCAGCAGTCGAACTCCTCCCGCTATGCCACCTCGGAGAAGATTGTGGCCTGTCTCACCTCCGCGGACAACGCCTACGCCACCGACACGACCCTCTCCTACGTCGCGGCGAGCAGCGCGGTACAGAGCAAGCAGGTCTCCGCAGACGCAGCGCTCAAGGTGTGGGTGACAGCCGTGCAGGCGGGCAAGGCGCGCACCGGGGACGACCTGGGCACGAACTACCCGAAGATCTCCCAGCAGCTGTGGACCGCGGTCCAGTCGGCGCTGAGCGGTTCGGCCTCGCCGAATTCAGCACTGGCCTCGGCACAGAGCGCGGCGTCGGCCGCCACCGGCGGCAAGTAG
- a CDS encoding LacI family DNA-binding transcriptional regulator produces MNIGEIARRAGVSRSTVSYALSGKRPVSPETRARIQQVIEEFDYRPNAAARALKEGRTRTIGLFIPPPARRLTYMQLEFVASVLEAAAQEDLDVLVSPSGDLQEHTFNRLIDGRRVDGVILMEIKLSDPRVPRLQKANMPFVTIGHTAQPDGTWWVDVDYQGLVGRCVQHLADLGHREIALINRSTELLAGGYGPGLRAREGFGDAVSRCGVTGVEYPCGDDVRSGDACMERILQERPEVSAAVTVNEAALPGFQRALHRAGLSVPRDFSLIGVAAQYWAEEFHPPLTSADVPAAQMGAEAVSLLSEHIADPAAPPRHLLLSPPISLRESVSRAPTRD; encoded by the coding sequence ATGAACATCGGGGAGATCGCCCGCCGGGCCGGCGTCTCGCGCAGCACCGTCTCGTACGCGCTCAGCGGCAAGAGGCCCGTCTCGCCGGAGACCCGAGCCCGGATCCAGCAGGTCATCGAAGAGTTCGACTACCGCCCGAACGCCGCGGCGCGCGCGCTCAAGGAAGGGCGCACCCGCACGATCGGGCTGTTCATCCCGCCGCCGGCCCGCCGGCTGACGTACATGCAACTGGAGTTCGTCGCCAGTGTGCTCGAGGCCGCCGCGCAGGAGGACCTCGACGTCCTCGTCTCCCCCTCCGGCGATCTGCAGGAGCACACCTTCAACCGGCTGATCGACGGCCGCCGGGTCGACGGGGTGATCCTGATGGAGATCAAGCTCTCGGATCCGCGCGTCCCGCGCCTGCAGAAGGCGAACATGCCGTTCGTCACGATCGGCCACACCGCCCAGCCGGACGGCACCTGGTGGGTGGACGTCGACTACCAAGGCCTGGTCGGGCGCTGCGTGCAGCATCTGGCCGACCTCGGCCACCGCGAGATCGCACTGATCAACCGATCCACCGAGCTGCTGGCCGGCGGATACGGCCCGGGCCTGCGCGCTCGCGAGGGCTTCGGGGACGCGGTCTCGCGCTGCGGCGTCACAGGCGTCGAATACCCGTGCGGGGACGACGTGCGAAGCGGCGACGCCTGCATGGAGCGCATCCTGCAGGAAAGGCCTGAGGTGAGCGCGGCGGTGACGGTGAACGAAGCGGCTCTACCCGGCTTCCAGCGCGCGCTGCACCGGGCCGGGCTGAGCGTTCCGCGGGACTTCTCCCTGATCGGCGTGGCCGCTCAGTACTGGGCGGAAGAGTTCCACCCGCCGCTGACCTCCGCCGACGTGCCCGCAGCCCAGATGGGTGCGGAGGCGGTCAGCCTGCTGTCCGAGCACATCGCCGACCCGGCGGCTCCGCCGCGCCACCTCCTGCTCTCTCCGCCCATCTCTCTGCGGGAGAGTGTCTCCCGCGCTCCGACCCGGGACTGA
- a CDS encoding SDR family oxidoreductase, giving the protein MSLDSAVSFDLSGKLAVVTGARRGIGLATATALAHAGADIIGVSAHIESGESAVGHAVRAAGRGFTSLRCDFADRQAVTRLAGNLTSLERPVDILVNDAGTIARAPAAEHSDADWDHVLRVDPTSRFQLTREIGRAMLARGHGKVIFTASLLSFQRGINVPGYTAAKSGIAGLTRALADEWAGRGVNVNAIVPGHVAADNTQALRKDPVRNAAVLERIPAGRWGAPEDFGGVAVFLAAPASDYVHGALIPVDGGWLGR; this is encoded by the coding sequence ATGAGCCTGGACTCCGCCGTCAGCTTCGACCTGTCCGGCAAACTCGCCGTGGTCACCGGCGCGCGTCGGGGCATCGGGCTGGCCACCGCCACCGCGCTCGCGCACGCGGGAGCCGACATTATCGGCGTCAGCGCCCACATCGAGTCGGGCGAAAGCGCCGTCGGACACGCTGTACGCGCAGCCGGACGCGGCTTCACCTCCCTGCGCTGCGACTTCGCCGACCGTCAAGCTGTCACGCGCCTCGCCGGGAATCTCACTTCGCTCGAACGCCCCGTCGACATCCTGGTCAACGACGCTGGCACCATCGCCCGCGCCCCGGCCGCCGAACACTCCGACGCGGACTGGGACCACGTGCTGAGGGTAGATCCGACCAGCCGGTTCCAGCTCACCCGGGAGATCGGGCGCGCCATGCTTGCGCGAGGCCATGGCAAGGTCATCTTCACCGCATCCCTGCTCAGCTTCCAGCGCGGCATCAACGTCCCCGGATACACCGCTGCGAAATCCGGCATTGCCGGACTGACCCGGGCCCTGGCCGACGAATGGGCCGGGCGCGGGGTGAACGTGAACGCGATCGTGCCCGGCCACGTCGCGGCCGACAACACTCAGGCGCTGCGCAAAGACCCCGTGCGCAACGCCGCAGTCCTTGAACGCATCCCGGCCGGGCGCTGGGGCGCGCCCGAGGACTTCGGCGGCGTGGCCGTCTTCCTCGCCGCACCCGCGTCCGACTACGTCCACGGCGCGCTCATCCCCGTTGACGGCGGGTGGCTGGGCCGCTGA